The DNA window ACGGCGAAGGGCCTGCGAACGCTGGTGCTGGAGCGTGGTCGCGATGTACGGCACATTACCGACTACCCCACGACCAACATGCAACCCTGGGAGTTTGAACACCGGGGCCAGCTGACCAAAGACGTCAAAGACGCCAACCCGATTATCAGCAAGTGCTACGCATTTTACGAAGGCACCGAGCAGTTTTTCGTGAAAGACGCTGAGCACCCCTACGTGCAGGAAAAACCCTTCGACTGGATTCGTGGCTATCAGGTTGGTGGTAAATCGCTGATGTGGGCGCGGCAAACCCAGCGCTGGAGCGACTTCGACTTTACCGGTCCCGCCCGCGATGGGTTCGCCGTCGACTGGCCAATTCGCTACGCCGATCTGGCTCCGTGGTACAGCTACGTCGAGAAATTTGCGGGGATCACCGGCAACAAAGACGGCCTCGATACTCTGCCCGATGGTGAGTTTCTGACGCCCCACGAGTGGAACTGCGTCGAAACGCATTTTCAGAAGCAGATCGCCAGCAAATACAAAGACCGGCACGTGATTATGGGCCGGGCGGCTCACCTGACAAGCCCAAAGCAGATTCACTACGATCAGGGCCGGGCACAGTGTCAGCACCGGACGATCTGCGAGCGCGGCTGTCCGTTCGGCGGCTACTTCAGCAGCAACTCAAGCACAATTCCGTGGGCGGCCAAGACGGGTAAGATGACCCTGCGGCCCAACTCGGTGGTTCACTCGATCATCTACGACGAGAAAAAAGGCCGGGCAACGGGCGTGCGCGTGATCGACGCTAATACAAAGCAGATGACGGAGTACTACGCCCGGCTGATCTTCGTCAACGCGGCTGCCCTCAATACCAACCTGATTCTGCTCAACTCGATTTCGACGCGCTTCCCCAACGGGCTGGGTAACGACAGCGGTACGCTGGGCAAATACGTGGCGTTCCACAACTACCGGGCGGGTATTTCGGGCGAATACGACGGTAATCTCGACATGACCACCGACGGACGCCGACCCAACAGCCCGTATATCCCCCGCTTCCGCAACGTTTATAAGCAGGAAACTAACTTTCTGCGCGGCTACGCGGCTGGTTTTCAGGCGGGTCGTTCCTCGGATACCGATCAAAGCGGGATGGGGGCCGACCTGAAGCAAAGTTTGCTAAACCCGAAGCTGGGTGGCTGGCACGTCGGATCGCACATGATGGGCGAAACCATTCCGAAAGAAAGCAACTACGTCGCGCTCGATTCGTCGCTGAAAGACCCGTACGGCATCCCGCAGCTCAAAATTGCGATTGCCTACGACGATAACGACGAGAAGATGATCAAGGATTATCAGGAGCAGATGACCGAGATGTTTCAGGCGGCTGGCTTCACCAATATCCGCCTGCGCGACGACAAACGCAACCCCGGCCTCGATATTCACGAGATGGGCGGTGTCCGGATGGGTAAAGACCCCAAAACGTCGATGCTAAACAAGTGGAATCAGCTGCACGCGGTGAAAAACGTGTTCGTCACCGACGGAGCAAGCATGACGTCGACCTCCACGCAAAACCCCTCACTTACCTACATGGCCTTCTCCGCCCGCTCGGTTGATTACGCCGTCAAGGCAATGAAAAAAGGTCTGGTTTAAGGTTCAGAGTTTAACGTTCAAGGTTTAAAGTCTACTGTTTGAGGTTGCTGCCCGTGTCAACCTTAAACAGTAGACTTTAAACATTAAACCAAGCCTTGCTTCTCTAAACTTTCCGTCGTAACGTTGCGTTAATTAAACTGAGTCTAAATAATTAACGCCGTCTTAACAAGCGGTGCCGGGAGTATGAGTAAGCGCAGTGTAGCCGATTTGAAAGTAGGAGAGCGGGCCATCATTCAGGCGTTCAACGACGAGGTGATGTCGCTTAAATTGCTGGAAATGGGCTGTTTACCCGGTGCTGAGGTGTGTATGGGCAGCAAAGCCCCTCTTGGCGACCCGATCTGTCTGCACGTGTCGGGCTATTGCCTGTCAATGCGCAAGGCCGAAGCCGCTACCATTCTTGTTGAGTAAGGTTAAGTCCTACAGGTTGCACGTTTTCGGGTCGATCCGTTGTTAACCTGCGGAGACCACCGACCGATAAACTGTACTACCGAGTTGAAGCCCCCCGTCATCGCCCTTATCGGCAACCCCAACGCGGGTAAATCATCGCTTTTCAATCAGCTAACCGGGCTGCGTCAGAAAACCGGTAACTTTCCCGGCGTCACGATGGACCGGAAATCGGGGCCGTGGGCTATCGACGAACAGACCACCGCTACCGTTGTCGACCTGCCCGGCGTGTATTCTGTTTATCCCAAATCGCTGGATGAACAGGTTGTCACCGATATTCTGGCCAACCCCAGCCATCCCGACTACCCCGATGTGGCTATCGTCGTAATCGACGCGTCGAACCTCCACCGAAACCTGCTGCTGTTTACGCAGGTCGCTGATCTGGGTTTGCCGACAGTGCTGGCGCTGAACATGCTCGACGTTGCCAAAGAGCAGGAGAAGGAAGTCAACGCGGTGCGGCTGGCGATGCGGCTGGGCGTGCCGGTCGTGCGGGTCAATGCCCGGCTGGGCGAAGGTCTCGATGCACTGCGCAAAGCCGTACAGAAGCAGATGCTGGAGCCGGTATTGCCCGGCAAACCCTTATTTGATCCCGCCGACGAAGCCCCTCAACTAATCGCTGAAACAAAGGCGCAGTATGGCCTGAGCAATAATTACCTGGCCCTGCAATACGTCATTCAGCACGACGGGTTTACGTTTCTCAACGAACAGCAGCGGCACAATCTGGACACGCTAATCTCCGACCATCAGTTCAGGGAAATTCCGTTCCAGGCCGACGAAACCATCACCCGATACAAGCGTATCGCGCAGATCGTTACGGAGGTCGTCACTGATCAGCGGCCCATTGGCAAACCGACCTGGACCCAGAAAATTGACAAAGTGCTGCTACACCCGATCTGGGGGTACGCCAGTTTTGCGTTTATCCTGCTGCTGATTTTTCAGGCCATTTTCGCCTGGGCCACGCCCTTCATGGACGGTATCGATGCGGGGGTAGCCTGGCTCAACGGACAGCTGAAAGAAAGTCTGCCCCCCGGCCCGCTCACCGATTTACTTACCGACGGTATTCTGGCTGGTATCGGGGTATTCTGGTGTTTATCCCCCAAATCGCTTTTCTGTTTCTGCTGGTGTCGTTGCTGGAAGAGTCGGGTTATATGGCGCGGGTCATGGTCATCATGGACCGGATTATGCGTAAGTTCGGGCTGAACGGGCGCAGCGTCGTACCGCTGATTTCGGGCGTTGCCTGCGCCGTTCCGGCCATCATGGCGACCCGCAGCATCGGCACCCGGCGCGACCGGCTGATTACGATTCTGGTAACGCCCCTGATGAGTTGTTCGGCCCGCCTGCCCATCTACACCATCCTGATTGCACTGGTTGTGCCGAGCCGCCGGGTGCTGGGTGTCTTCAACGTGCAGGGGCTGGCCCTGATGGCCCTGTATCTGCTCGGTCTGCTCAGTGCGCTGCTGGCGGCTTACGTGCTGAAACTGGTACTGAAAACGAAAGAACGCGGCTATTTCATTATGGAACTGCCTACGTTCAAGCTGCCCCGCTGGAACCACGTCGGGCTGACGGTTTGGGAAAGTGTGCGGTCGTTTGTGTGGGAAGCCGGGCGCGTGATTCTGGCCATTTCGATCATCCTATGGGTGCTGGCGAGTTACGGCCCCGGCAATACTATGCAACAGGCTGAAGACACCGTCCGGCGCGAACAGCCGACGCTGTCACCCGAGGAACTGAGTAATCGCGTTGCGTCGGAGCGGCTCGAAGCGTCGTACGCGGGTCGGTTCGGTCATTTCATCGAACCCGCTATCCGGCCGCTGGGCTACGACTGGAAAATCGGTATTGCGCTGCTTAGTTCGTTTGCCGCCCGCGAAGTATTCGTCGGCACGATGTCGACGATTTACAGTATCGGCGCCGGTGGCGACGACGAGGGCGTGACTATCCGCGAACGACTGTTGCAGGAGCGTAACCCCGAAACGGGTGGCCCGATGTATACGCCTGCACTGGCGTGGTCGCTGCTGATTTTTTACGTCTTCGCCATGATGTGCATGAGTACGCTGGCGGCTACGCAGCGCGAAACCAAAAGCTGGAAGTGGCCCGCCGTGCAGCTAGTGTACATGATGCTGCTGGCCTACGGTTCCGCTTTCCTGACATATCAGCTTATGAGTTGATCCCTTTCTGACGGGATATACAAAGCAGAACGCCCGCTGATCGTATGATCAGCGGGCGTTCTGCTTAAAATCTTATGGAGTAGTTTACCAGAGTATACCTTTCGCAATCAGCGGGAAGACGAATTGATAAACGATGTAGCCGAACAGAGCTATGGTGATGGTGCCAATGGCGGTAGTCTGATCGAAGAAAGACCGCGATTTGTTGCGGGTAGATGACCAGTTGCGTTGCGTCGTGTATTTCATCTCCGGTGTCAGTATCTTGTCTTGTACTATGGACAATTCTGATACCGGATGGGAGTCCACCTATACAGTTATTACGTGTGGCAAGCTAATCAGCCCGTAATCAGCGACTTCAAAATAGTGCCTGATTCGGACATTTCGTAAGCGGTAGGGGCAGTATGCAGGCATACTACTATACGTTAGCCCGGTTGTAGAATTATTTCTACGCTGGCGTCCCATCTTGTCTACGGATTTACTCCCAGCGTAACGCATCAACAACGTCTGATGCCGTCATACCGATCGGGCCGCGCTGTGAAGCCACCACATCGCCCGCTAACCCGTGGGCATATACGCCTAGTACGGCGGCTTCGACGGGGTCGTAGCCCTGCGCCAGCAACGCCGTCAGAACGCCCGTCAGCACGTCGCCCGTACCGCCGGTGCTCAGGCCCGGATTCCCTGTCGCGTTGAAATGCACCTCACCGTCGGGCGTCGCGACAGCCGAATATGCCCCCTTCAGCACGACGACAAGCTTGTGCGTTTTGGCAAAATCGCGCAGAAGGTCCAGCTTTTCGTAGTCGTCTTTCCAGGGCTTGGTCAGCCGCTCAAATTCTTTGGGGTGGGGCGTCAGGATGCTGTGTTTCGGGATCTGCGCGTACAACTCGCGGTTTTCGCTGAGCAGGTTTAGCGCATCAGCATCGATCACCATTGGCTTCTTTATCGTCGGCAGCAGTTCGCGCAGCATCGTCAGCGTTTCGGGCGCTTTGCCAATACCGGGGCCGATACCAACGGTCGAGTATTCCGACGGCGGAGTACTACTGATGCGGCTGGTACCGGTAAGCACCGTCTGATGACCGTCGGGCTGGCACATGGCTTCGGGCACCGACGATTGCAGAATTGGGTAGCCGCACTGAGGTACGTGTACCGTCAGCAACCCCACGCCCGACCGCAGGCAGGCCCGCGCCGAGAGCACAGCTGCACCCATCTTGCCGAAACTGCCCGCCAGCAGCAGGGCGTGGCCAAACGTCCCTTTGTTGGAATACCGCTCCCGCTTGTGCAGCAGCAGCCGTGCCTCGCGGGGTTGGGTGAAATAGTACGGCGTCGGGGCGAGATCGATATAGCGTTTGTGAAGCTGAATATCGACCAGGTGCCAGTTGCCAACGTATTTGCCGTTTTTAGGCAGTACAAACGCCAGTTTAGGCAGTTGAAACGACACCGTGTGATCGGGTTCGATAATCACATCGTCGGGCTGGTTGGCCTGATCGACGTACAGCCCGCTGGCAATATCAACCGAAATGACCGTTGCCGGGGCGCGGTTGATCGTCTCGATGGTTGCTTTGACGATACCCTCCGCCGGTCGCGACAGCCCCGACCCCAGAATGGCGTCGATTACGACTTCGTTGTGCCGTAGGGTGGGGAGGTCGCGAGAAAACTCGACGTATTTAATGTCTTCGGTGATGAGCTTGAGCCGACGGTGATTGTGCATAAAGTCGTCGGATTCGCGGGGCGCGTACCGAACGACGTACACCTCAACCGGATACTCACGTTCCATCAGCAGCCGGGCAATAGCCAGCCCATCGCCCCCGTTGTTGCCCAGCCCGCAGAAAATTTTTGTCGACGTCGTCGCCGGAAAATGATCGACGTACCAGTTGACGAACCCCAGCGATGCCCGTTCCATGAGATTCAGCGGAGCAATGGGTTCGTGCTTTATAGTCGACTCGTCGAGGGCGCGGATCTGGTCAACGTTCAGTATTTTCATTCGGGGTGTATTGGCTGAAGGAGGTAATTTTGCAAAAGTATTTTCCGGCCGCCAAAATTTTGCTATCTTTGCGGCTCATTTCGCAAATAGTTATCTGGCGATTTATATACGGTCATGAGCGAGTTAATCAAATTAGTGGAGGCAGACAATGCGCAGCGTCGCACCGAGTTGCCTACGTTCCGGGCGGGAGACACGGTGAATGTGCACGTCAAAATCCGCGAAGGAAATAAAGAACGGATCCAGGTATTCACCGGCACAGTTATTCAGCGCCGGAACCCAAGCAGCGGTGGCGAAACGTTCACCGTGCGTAAGGTATCGAACGGTGTAGGTGTCGAGCGGATTTTCCCGACCCTGTCGCCTAACATTGACAAAATCGAGGTAGTACGTATGGGTAAAGTACGTCGTGCCCGTCTGTTCTTCCTGCGCGGTCGTCAGGGCAAGGCAGCACGTCTGAAAGAGCGCAAGCCGAAACCAGCAGTCGTGGCTTAATTGCCGGCGTCATCGTCAGAAGCGTACCAGAGCCACCTGTATGGGTGGCTTTTTTTGTTGCAAAGTTGTAGAGTTTGATAGTTGTAGAGTCGTAAAGTTGCTACCGCCGGATGGCCCGACGCGCCAGTCCCGGCACCGTACGCGGCTGCGGGGGAACCGCAACTTTATAACTTTACGACTCTACAACTATCAAACTCTACAACTACCCCCGTGAACATTCCATTTTTTAAATACCAGGGTACCGGTAACGATTTTGTGATGATCGACGACCGGAGTGAAACCTTCCCCGCCAGCGATCAGGCCCTGATTGAGCGACTGTGCCATCGGCGATTTGGTATTGGTGCCGATGGGCTGATTCTGCTGCGCAACGACCCCGACTACGATTTTCGGATGATTTATTTCAATGCTGATGGAGCCGAAGGCAGCATGTGCGGCAATGGGGGCCGGTGTATCGTTCGCTTTGCCCACGACCTGAATCTGTTTGAGGGGCAAACGCGCTTTATTGCTGTGGATGGTGAGCACACTGCTACTGTAACGGACAACGATGTGTCGCTGAAGATGAGCGATGTAGCTGCTATTGGCGAGCAGGGGAACCATGTGTTTCTCAACACAGGCTCTCCGCACGCCGTGTTGTTTACGGATGATCTGGAATCGACGGATGTAGTGGCTGAGGGGCGTGCTATCCGGTACAGCGAGCCATTCAGCCCGGGTGGTACAAACGTAAATTTTGTACAGCAGACAGACCAATCGTCGTTGTATGTGCGTACATACGAACGGGGCGTTGAAGACGAAACCTACTCCTGTGGTACCGGTGTGACGGCGGCAGCGCTGGCGGCTCACAGTCAATTGGGTGTCGCGGAGCCGGTTGCCATACGCACGCTGGGTGGTAACCTGCGCGTATCGTTCAACCAGAAGCCCGATGGTACCTTTACCGACGTGTACCTGATTGGCCCGGCCCGGCGGGTGTTCACCGGAAGCTGTACAATCTGATTTTTATCCGTTGTTATGATCCTTTACAAAGCAAAGAGCTGGCTACCCGCTGTTTGGCATTTCCACACTGGTCCAACTGCATTTGCACTGTTCCGGCGGCTGGGTGTCGTACTGATTTACGTTGCGATCGTAACGACCGTTGAAATACACTACTTCGACACTCGCCTGAAAGACACGCCCAGTTCGTTTCTGTCGGCAATGGGCATTCTGCTTAGCCTGCTGCTGATCTATCGGACGAATACGGCTTATGACCGGTTCTATGAGGGTCGGACTGCCTGGGGGGCTCTGGTGAATAACAGCCGGAACCTGGCGCTTTACTTTAACGCCGTACTACCGCTCGATCGACACGAAGACCGATTGTTCTTCGCAAAGATGATTTCCAACTTTCCGTTCGCGCTCAAAAACCACTTGCGGGGAAGTACAAACACAGATGAACTGGAACTGCTGGACGACGAAGACAAACAAACACTGAATCGGTTCGATTACAAACCCGGTGGCGTGTCGAGCCTGCTATGGAACCGGTCAGAATCGCTGTACCGGGAGGGTATGCTGTCGACGTCGCAACATATCAACCTGAATCAGCGGCTCACAGCCATGATGGACGTGGCCGGTATCTGCGACCGGATCAAGAGTACGCCGATTCCGTTTTCGTACAACCTGTTTATCAAGCTGTTTATTACGATTTACGTGGGGGTATTGCCATTTACCATCGTTCAGGCGTTTGGGTACATGACCATTCCTGCCGTGGTGCTTACTTCCTATATTCTGATTGGGCTGGAACTGATCGGGGAGGAGATCGAAGACCCGTTTGGTGTCGACCGTAACGATTTGCCGCTGAATCAGATCAGCCAGTTGATTCGGGTCAACGTACACGATATCCTGAATTACGAACTGCCGCAGGCCGAGAAACAGGCCGCAAAACCCGGCTTCGTTATCGTCACGTAGGTTTTCTTTCGACAGGATTACAGGATTTACTTTCTTTTTCAACAGTAAATCCTGTAATCCTGTCGGTTATACATCCCCGATTAGGCCACCGTGAAGATGGTAGAGGGTGTGCTGCTGAAATTCGGGCTGACGCAACAGATCTTTAATGGCAATACGGCTGCGGGTACCGTTTGAGCACACGACGATCAGCGGATCATGGCCAGTCAGTTCGTCCTTGCGGGCTCGGATGTCGGGCAGGGGCAGGTTTAGACCACCCAGATTAAACTCGTCGAACTCCCATTCATCGCGCACATCAACAACCAGCGTGCCGGGCTGCTGCCGAAGCGAGTCGAGTTCATCCAGCGAAATATCGGAGTACGAATGAGTAAGCATACGTCGATACAACAACGGCAATTTGCACCCTGTTCAGTACCGTAGTAGAGAATCAGCGTCGACTAATCTCCAGAATAGCGATTTCGTGAACAGTGGGGCTTACCCAGCCACATGAAATAGCGCGTCGGTGGTTTGTTTCCTGAAACCGAACAATGACTGGGAGATGAACAAACTCCTTAGGGTCGAGATTCGATTCCGCGATTATACGTCGAACGAGAGGTAACGACGCAGCGATTGGTAAATACTGTTGACCTGTGTTAGGCGAACTTCCCGAATCGAGTTGCAGGTGGAGTTCACAGCCATCAGCGTACATACTGCTATCGTAAATAAAGGCGTTGATGCCACGTTCCGGACTAACTGCACCATTATCATCAGTATGGCAGCCAAATAGCAGGGTGAGTAGTAAGTAGCTGATATAGCGCATATGCTAATTGAGTTTTTCCATACAGGAGCCTGACGAATTGGGAAAGGTTGTAAAGCAGGGAGCCTTTTATTGCTGTCAATCTGTCAGCTAATTGCCCAACTGGAACAAGCTTTGTCTGGCAGTGGGCAGATACTATTTGGTTCGATTCCCTGACAAATTAGCTTTATGGAAAGCATACAACACGAAAAAGGAACGATCTCGATTCATACCGAGAACATCTTCCCGATCATTAAGAAGTTTCTTTATTCCGACCATGAAATCTTCCTGCGGGAGCTGGTGTCTAATGCCGTCGATGCAACGCAGAAGCTGAAGCAGTTGGCGTCGTTTGGCGAATTCAACGGCGAGCTGGGTGACTTGAAAGTGACTGTTTCGCTGGACGAAGAAGCCAAGACCATTACCATCAGCGATAATGGTATCGGGATGACGGCCGACGAAATCAAGAAGTATATCAATCAGATTGCGTTCTCCGGCGCGTCGGATTTTCTGGAGAAATACAAAGACAAGACTGACGATAAGGGTCAGATCATCGGGCACTTCGGACTGGGTTTCTACTCAGCGTTTATGGTGGCCAAAGAAGTTGAAATCGTCACAAAATCGTACCGCGAGAACGCTGAAGCCGCCCGGTGGGTGTGCGATGGCTCGACCGAATACGAACTGACGGCGGCTGAACGCCCGGAGCGCGGTACCGATATCATTCTGCACATCGCCGAGGATTCGGAGGAGTTTCTGAACAAAGGCCGGATTCGTGGTATCCTCGACAAGTACGCCCGTTTCCTGCCCACACCGGTTGAGTTCGACGGTGAGGTGGTCAACAACACGACGCCGATCTGGACGAAGTCGCCTTCGGAACTGACCGACGAAGACTACAAGACGTTCTACCGGGAGCTGTACCCGATGAGTGAGGAGCCGCTGTTCTGGATTCACCTCAACGTCGATTATCCGTTCAACCTGACCGGGATTCTTTATTTCCCGCGCATCAAAAACGAACTGCGGTTTCAGCGGGAGAAAATCCAGCTTTACAGTCGGCAGGTGTTTATCACCGACGAGGTGAAAGACGTAGTGCCCGATTTCCTGATGATGCTGCACGGCGTTATCGACTCGCCCGATATTCCGCTGAACGTGTCGCGGAGCTTCCTGCAAGCCGATACGAACGTCAAGAAAATCAACGGCTACATCACCCGCAAAGTCGCTGATAAACTGAATGAACTGTTTAATGCCGACCGGAAAGGATTCGAGGAGAAATTCGACGACATCGGTTTGTTCATCAAGTATGGCATCCTGAGCGACGAGAAATTCTGGGAGCGCGCCAAAAACTTCGTACTACTCAAAAGCACCGATGGTACGTATGCCACGATCGATGAGTACCGCGAGAAGACGCAGGCCAACCAAACCAACAAGTCGGACACGCTGGTGTGGCTCTACACCACCGACCGCAAACAGCAGGATGCCTACGTAGCCTCGGCAACCCGGCGCGGGTACGACGTACTGCTGCTGGACAACGTTATCGACGCCCACTTCATCAACGCGCTGGAGTCGAAGCTGGAGAAAGTACAGCTACAGCGCGTCGATGCCGATACGCTCGACAAACTGATCGACAAAGACATCAGCAACGACAGCGTACTGTCGACCGACGATCAGACAAAGTTGAAAGAGCTGTACGAGAAGACGCTCGACAACAAGACGCTGACGATCACGGTAGCCGCGATGCCCGCCGACGAAATGCCCGTTACGATCACGCAGCCGGAGTTTATGCGTCGGATGAAAGACATGTCGGCGCTATCGGGTGAACAGTCGTTTTATGGCAATATGCCCGCGATGTATAATGTCGCTATCAACGCCAACCATCCACTGATTGGTCGTCTGCTGGCCGAAACTGATGAAGCCGCGCAGCAATCGCTCGTCAAACAAACGTACGATTTGGCGCTACTGGCGCAGAATATGCTGACGGGCGCTGAGCTGACCGCCTTTGTGCAGCGCACGGTGGCGAAGCTGTAGTCGGAGGGGCTAATCAGTACGAAAGGGCCACTCAGTCGGGTGGCCCTTTCTGTTTACACAGCGGCATCAGCTGCGAATGGGTATAGGTACGTAGCTTAATTAGATTATATTGCCTCGCCAATTTATTCGTTAAGTAGTATTGAGTAAATATACTTAGCTGGGTAGTGATTGACGTATAGAGGTAGTATGTTTGGGGCCAATTTTTGCGGTTCAACCGTCGTTAGCCGGGTATCATCGTATACAACTGTACGATTGACTATTTCAACAGTATAATTTGTAGTAATTAACTTCATCTATTTAATCGACAGTGGTGGAATCCTGATAGATTCCTAGTCATATAACATGCTACAAGCGCAGTTTCCCATTTTGTTGGTCGACGACGACGAGCAGATTGCTGATGTACTGAAACGGGCAGCTCAATCGAGTTTTCCAGAAGCTTCGTTCATACACGTTGCCAGTTTTGAAGAAGCAAAATCATATATAGACGACCTGGAGGGAAGAGGCCCAAAGATCGTGTTGCTTGATATTGATCTGAAAGGGGCAGTCGATGGGCTGGATTTTCTGGCCATGTTACGGGCGCATCCTAAAGGACGGCTGTTACCCGTTGTCATGCTGTCGGGCTCGAAGACACCCCGGCAAATTGAACGGTCGTACGCCTTTGGTGCATCAGCGTTTACGGTGAAACCCTACTCGTACAGCGACTGGAAAACGTACCTGTACAATCTCAGAACCTATTGGTTTGAAACAGTAACACTGCTTGACTTCCGTCACCGCCGGGAAGCCTGATTAGGGTTGAGGGCGTCGGGTGAACCACACCCGACGGCGGGCCGCCAGCCGGGCCATGAAGAACAGCAGAACAACAATCAGAACTACGAAAGCAACCAGCGGTAGAAAGATTGTTAACAGCGAAAGGCTGAATGAAGCCACGTTTTCCCCCGTTGCCACTACGGGGTTAGCCAATCCGCCAGTGGTAGCGGTAGAGCCCAGTCGAAGCAGGCTGGTACCCGCCTGAATGATACCCGCTGAACCACCACCCATCAGAAGGCCCAATCCCCAGTGGAATACCGGGTTGTCGATGGGTAGGAGCGAAGTGCTGAGCAAAGTACCTGCAATGATCGATGCGGGTGTGGCGATGGTATCGAGTATGTTGTCGAGCCAGGGAATGTAATAGGCTCCCAACTCAAATACAGTGGCTACAGCTAGTCCGAATAGCGTAGTTGTCTGGCTAAGCCATTCAAAACCGGCCATTGGGCTTATATATCCGAGCCGGGCTGCTATACTCGCCAGCAGCAAGGGCACGAATACACGGAAGCCGCAGCAGGCCGCCAGCCCAACGCCCAGGCAGGCACTCATTATCCAGGCAATAGACATAGTTCGTTACACTGTTTCTGTATGCCTAACCTATTTCCCGAAGAAGGGTTTGTTTGAAACGCCAGTTTCATTTTGTCCGCAACCTGCCTGTTGTCGTTTATTTACTGCGATGAACAACTTAGGTCGTCGAGGCTCACTGTTTGCAGGACCGGCAGGGGTAGTGCCGCCGTCGTAGTTGTCAGCGGGTTGCTGCTACGTTTTTGCTATCGTTATCGGACACAGGCAACGAATATTTCCAGAACAAACCGGGTCCCTCTAATTTGTTCGATACTGGTTCACGACTGGCGAGTTGAATACCACAGGCAGGCATCATGTCAGAAACTGCCGACTCCGAATAAACGACTTCAATACACAGGCCCTGCTCTTCTGCCTTTTCCAGCATATCGAACAGATACGTCACCCCTACAATGTAGAAAGCTTCCGTCAACGTTTGCGCGTAGGTCCACTCGGGTGTGCCGCGTTTCGCAGACTCACCGATTGTCATATACTTCTTATACAGTTCAAATCCGTTCATGGTATCTGCCAGGGGAGAAAAGCAGTTAAATCGGTGGCAAACTGACTTATACTCAGCAGAAACACAAATTCTGTTTAATTTTAGTTAAACAAAATTTACTAAATGGAAACATGAGATTAATTTGTATGCCGATACGGGATATATAGTGAATTAAATCAGCTGTTGCTGGTAACTAGCTGAAAAACTGAGGGTTGAAATTCATCAGATAGACCTCGTCGGTGGCGCGGGTCAGAGCAGTATACAGCCAGCGAACAAATTCGTGGTTGACCTGCCCCTCCGGTAGAAACCCCTGATCGATAAACACCGCATTCCACTGGCCACCCTGCGCCTTGTGGCAGGTCAGGGCATACGCGAATTTCACTTGCAGTGCATTCAGGTACGGGTC is part of the Spirosoma rhododendri genome and encodes:
- a CDS encoding DUF4126 domain-containing protein, whose translation is MSIAWIMSACLGVGLAACCGFRVFVPLLLASIAARLGYISPMAGFEWLSQTTTLFGLAVATVFELGAYYIPWLDNILDTIATPASIIAGTLLSTSLLPIDNPVFHWGLGLLMGGGSAGIIQAGTSLLRLGSTATTGGLANPVVATGENVASFSLSLLTIFLPLVAFVVLIVVLLFFMARLAARRRVWFTRRPQP
- the htpG gene encoding molecular chaperone HtpG → MESIQHEKGTISIHTENIFPIIKKFLYSDHEIFLRELVSNAVDATQKLKQLASFGEFNGELGDLKVTVSLDEEAKTITISDNGIGMTADEIKKYINQIAFSGASDFLEKYKDKTDDKGQIIGHFGLGFYSAFMVAKEVEIVTKSYRENAEAARWVCDGSTEYELTAAERPERGTDIILHIAEDSEEFLNKGRIRGILDKYARFLPTPVEFDGEVVNNTTPIWTKSPSELTDEDYKTFYRELYPMSEEPLFWIHLNVDYPFNLTGILYFPRIKNELRFQREKIQLYSRQVFITDEVKDVVPDFLMMLHGVIDSPDIPLNVSRSFLQADTNVKKINGYITRKVADKLNELFNADRKGFEEKFDDIGLFIKYGILSDEKFWERAKNFVLLKSTDGTYATIDEYREKTQANQTNKSDTLVWLYTTDRKQQDAYVASATRRGYDVLLLDNVIDAHFINALESKLEKVQLQRVDADTLDKLIDKDISNDSVLSTDDQTKLKELYEKTLDNKTLTITVAAMPADEMPVTITQPEFMRRMKDMSALSGEQSFYGNMPAMYNVAINANHPLIGRLLAETDEAAQQSLVKQTYDLALLAQNMLTGAELTAFVQRTVAKL
- a CDS encoding response regulator, which produces MLQAQFPILLVDDDEQIADVLKRAAQSSFPEASFIHVASFEEAKSYIDDLEGRGPKIVLLDIDLKGAVDGLDFLAMLRAHPKGRLLPVVMLSGSKTPRQIERSYAFGASAFTVKPYSYSDWKTYLYNLRTYWFETVTLLDFRHRREA